A window of Streptomyces sp. SAI-127 contains these coding sequences:
- a CDS encoding adenosylmethionine--8-amino-7-oxononanoate transaminase: MPDLPGLPVTELLALDRRHVWHPYGPMPGRVDPLVVESASGVRLKLAEGPELVDGMSSWWSAVHGYNHPVLNEAAREQLGRMSHVMFGGLTHEPAVRLAKLLVDMSPDGLEHVFLADSGSVSVEVAVKMCLQYWRSLGRTRKQRLLTWRGGYHGDTWQPMSVCDPEGGMHELWSGVLPRQVFVDAPPAEYEESYADELRAAIGRHADELAAVVVEPVVQGAGGMRFHSPAYLRVLREACDAHDVLLVFDEIATGFGRTGALFAAEHAAVTPDVMCVGKALTGGYMTMAATLCTPRVADGISRGEVPVLAHGPTFMGNPLAASVACASIGLLLGQDWLAEVKRIEAGLREGLEPARELPGVRDVRVLGAIGVVQLDHEVDMKAATEAAVREGVWLRPFRDLVYTMPPYVTGDEDVARIARAVCAAAREG, encoded by the coding sequence ATGCCTGATCTGCCCGGCCTGCCGGTGACGGAGCTGCTGGCGCTCGACCGGCGGCACGTGTGGCATCCGTACGGTCCGATGCCCGGCCGGGTCGACCCGCTCGTCGTGGAGTCGGCGAGCGGGGTGCGGCTGAAGCTCGCCGAGGGCCCGGAGCTGGTCGACGGAATGTCCTCCTGGTGGTCGGCCGTCCACGGCTACAACCACCCGGTGCTGAACGAGGCGGCGCGGGAGCAGCTCGGGCGGATGAGCCATGTGATGTTCGGCGGGCTCACCCACGAGCCCGCCGTCCGGCTCGCGAAGCTCCTTGTCGACATGTCTCCCGACGGCCTCGAGCATGTCTTCCTCGCCGACTCGGGGTCGGTGTCGGTCGAGGTCGCGGTGAAGATGTGTCTGCAGTACTGGCGCTCACTGGGCCGCACGCGCAAGCAGCGCCTGCTGACCTGGCGCGGCGGCTACCACGGTGACACCTGGCAGCCCATGTCGGTGTGCGACCCCGAGGGCGGGATGCACGAGCTGTGGTCCGGGGTCCTGCCCCGCCAGGTGTTCGTGGACGCCCCTCCCGCCGAGTACGAGGAGTCGTACGCCGACGAGCTGCGCGCGGCGATCGGGCGGCACGCCGACGAGCTGGCCGCGGTCGTCGTGGAGCCGGTGGTGCAGGGTGCGGGCGGGATGCGGTTCCACTCCCCCGCGTATCTGCGGGTGCTGCGCGAGGCGTGCGACGCGCACGACGTGCTCCTGGTGTTCGACGAGATCGCGACCGGATTCGGGCGCACGGGCGCCCTGTTCGCCGCGGAGCACGCCGCGGTCACGCCGGACGTGATGTGTGTCGGCAAGGCGCTGACCGGCGGCTATATGACGATGGCGGCGACCCTGTGCACGCCTCGCGTGGCCGATGGCATCTCGCGGGGCGAGGTGCCGGTACTGGCCCACGGCCCCACCTTCATGGGCAACCCGCTCGCGGCGTCGGTGGCCTGCGCCTCGATCGGGCTGCTGCTCGGGCAGGACTGGCTCGCGGAGGTCAAGCGGATCGAGGCGGGGCTGCGGGAAGGGCTGGAGCCGGCTCGTGAGCTGCCGGGCGTGCGGGACGTACGGGTCCTGGGCGCCATCGGGGTCGTCCAGCTGGACCACGAGGTCGACATGAAGGCGGCGACGGAGGCCGCCGTACGCGAGGGCGTGTGGCTGCGGCCGTTCCGCGACCTCGTCTACACGATGCCGCCGTACGTCACGGGAGACGAGGACGTGGCACGGATCGCGCGTGCGGTGTGCGCCGCCGCTCGGGAGGGATGA
- the bioB gene encoding biotin synthase BioB, whose amino-acid sequence MDLLNTLVDKGLRRELPTREEALAVLATSDDELLDVVAAAGKVRRHWFGRRVKLNYLVNLKSGLCPEDCSYCSQRLGSSTGILKYTWLKPDEASKAAAAGLAGGAKRVCLVASGRGPTDRDVDRVAGTIKAIKDQNEGVEVCACLGLLSDGQAERLREAGADAYNHNLNTSESTYGDITTTHTYADRVDTVTKAHAAGLSACSGLIAGMGESDEDLVDVVYSLRELDPDSVPVNFLIPVEGTPLAKEWNLTPQRCLRILAMVRFVCPDVEVRIAGGREVHLRTMQPLALNLANSIFLGDYLTTEGQAGQADLEMIADAGFEVEGAGEVTLPEHRAAGGCGSHEAAGCGSHEGAGCGSHESHESGGVCGTAVPATAANEARTDLVAVRRRGAGTDLAPNA is encoded by the coding sequence ATGGACCTGTTGAACACGCTGGTGGACAAGGGGCTTCGGCGCGAGCTGCCGACCCGCGAGGAGGCGCTGGCCGTACTGGCCACGTCCGACGACGAGCTGCTCGATGTGGTGGCCGCGGCCGGGAAGGTGCGCCGGCACTGGTTCGGACGCCGGGTGAAACTCAACTATCTCGTCAACCTGAAGTCCGGCCTGTGCCCCGAGGACTGCTCGTACTGCTCCCAGCGGCTCGGCTCCTCGACCGGCATCCTGAAGTACACCTGGCTCAAGCCGGACGAGGCCTCCAAGGCCGCGGCGGCCGGCCTCGCGGGCGGCGCCAAGCGGGTCTGTCTGGTGGCCTCCGGGCGCGGTCCGACCGACCGCGACGTGGACCGGGTCGCGGGCACCATCAAGGCCATCAAGGACCAGAACGAGGGCGTCGAGGTGTGCGCCTGTCTCGGTCTGCTCTCCGACGGCCAGGCCGAGCGGCTGCGCGAGGCCGGCGCGGACGCCTACAACCACAACCTCAACACGTCCGAGTCGACCTACGGCGACATCACGACCACGCACACCTACGCCGACCGGGTCGACACCGTGACCAAGGCGCACGCGGCCGGTCTGTCCGCCTGCTCTGGCCTGATCGCCGGCATGGGCGAGAGCGACGAGGACCTGGTCGACGTCGTCTACTCGCTGCGCGAGCTGGACCCCGACTCCGTTCCGGTCAACTTCCTGATCCCCGTCGAGGGCACCCCGCTGGCCAAGGAGTGGAACCTCACCCCGCAGCGCTGCCTGCGCATCCTCGCGATGGTGCGCTTCGTCTGCCCGGACGTCGAGGTACGCATCGCGGGCGGCCGCGAGGTCCATCTGCGCACCATGCAGCCCCTCGCCCTCAACCTCGCCAACTCGATCTTCCTCGGCGACTACCTCACCACCGAGGGCCAGGCCGGCCAGGCCGACCTGGAGATGATCGCGGACGCCGGGTTCGAGGTGGAGGGCGCGGGCGAGGTGACGCTGCCGGAGCACCGGGCGGCGGGCGGCTGCGGGTCCCATGAGGCCGCGGGCTGCGGCTCTCACGAGGGCGCGGGGTGCGGATCGCACGAGAGCCACGAGAGCGGAGGCGTCTGCGGTACGGCGGTCCCGGCCACCGCCGCCAACGAGGCGCGGACCGATCTGGTCGCCGTACGCCGCCGGGGCGCCGGAACGGATCTCGCGCCCAATGCCTGA
- a CDS encoding 8-amino-7-oxononanoate synthase, translated as MAFGWIDEQAAARRRAGLVRTLRPRPADSPLLDLASNDYLGLARHPEVVEGAAAAARTWGGGATGSRLVTGTTELHGELERELADFCGFEAALVFSSGYAANLAAVTALAPHGSLIVSDAGNHASLIDGCRLARGTTQVVAHADPDAVRKALGTHDGPAVAVSDTVFSVDGDAAPLAGLAGACREHGAGLVVDDAHGLGVLGAGGRGAPHAAGLAGADDVVVTVTLSKSLGSQGGAVLGPARVVEHLVNAARTFIFDTGLAPASAGAALAALRLLGREPERAARAREVATGLHARLTAAGLEAVRPDAAVVSVRAPSPEEAVQWAADCRAAGLFVGCFRPPSVPDGISRLRLTARADLSEEQIERAVRVIGETRP; from the coding sequence ATGGCGTTCGGCTGGATCGACGAGCAGGCGGCGGCGCGCCGGCGGGCCGGACTCGTACGGACCCTGCGGCCGCGTCCGGCCGACTCGCCGCTGCTCGACCTCGCGAGCAACGACTACCTGGGCCTGGCCCGCCATCCCGAGGTCGTGGAAGGCGCCGCGGCGGCCGCGCGGACCTGGGGCGGCGGTGCGACCGGGTCCCGGCTCGTCACCGGCACCACCGAGCTGCACGGCGAACTCGAACGCGAGCTGGCCGACTTCTGCGGCTTCGAGGCGGCGCTCGTCTTCTCCTCCGGATACGCGGCGAACCTGGCCGCCGTCACCGCGCTCGCGCCGCACGGCTCGCTGATCGTCTCCGACGCGGGCAACCACGCCTCACTCATCGACGGCTGCCGGCTGGCCCGCGGTACGACCCAGGTCGTCGCGCACGCCGACCCGGACGCGGTGCGCAAGGCGCTCGGTACGCACGACGGGCCCGCCGTCGCCGTGTCCGACACGGTCTTCTCGGTCGACGGCGACGCGGCGCCCCTGGCCGGACTCGCCGGGGCGTGCCGGGAGCACGGAGCGGGCCTGGTCGTCGACGACGCCCATGGCCTGGGTGTGCTCGGCGCCGGCGGCCGCGGGGCCCCGCACGCCGCGGGACTCGCGGGCGCCGACGACGTGGTCGTCACGGTCACGCTGTCCAAGTCGCTCGGCAGCCAGGGCGGTGCTGTCCTGGGCCCCGCACGGGTCGTCGAGCACCTGGTCAACGCGGCGCGGACGTTCATCTTCGACACCGGTCTGGCCCCCGCGTCGGCGGGAGCCGCCCTCGCGGCCCTGCGGCTGCTCGGCCGTGAGCCCGAGCGGGCCGCACGCGCGCGCGAAGTGGCGACCGGACTGCACGCACGCCTGACCGCCGCGGGTCTGGAAGCGGTACGTCCGGACGCCGCGGTGGTCTCGGTGCGCGCGCCCTCCCCGGAGGAGGCCGTTCAGTGGGCGGCCGACTGCCGTGCCGCCGGGCTCTTCGTGGGCTGTTTCCGGCCCCCTTCCGTGCCCGACGGCATCTCACGGCTCAGGCTGACCGCCCGCGCGGACCTCTCCGAGGAGCAGATCGAACGCGCTGTGCGTGTGATCGGCGAAACACGACCATGA
- a CDS encoding DUF397 domain-containing protein, protein MSALPRNVISSTELPEVRWLRSSYSTGANNCVETARPWAGPCAGLLAVRDSKNPDGPALLFSPESWAGFTAAF, encoded by the coding sequence ATGTCTGCACTGCCTCGGAACGTCATCTCCAGTACCGAACTGCCCGAGGTGCGCTGGCTGCGCAGCAGTTACAGCACCGGAGCGAACAACTGCGTCGAGACGGCGAGGCCGTGGGCCGGGCCATGTGCCGGGCTGCTCGCCGTGCGCGACTCCAAGAATCCGGACGGACCCGCGCTGCTCTTCTCCCCCGAGAGCTGGGCGGGCTTCACAGCCGCGTTCTGA
- a CDS encoding helix-turn-helix transcriptional regulator — protein MQHGPAVRRRKLGAELRALRTSAGLTSGEAARLVGWHQSKVSRIETGASGVKPADVRLLLDAYRVGDANLRELLLVLAGSDESGGRHHWWHAYRGVLPPTYRDFISLESQASAMRTLETSVVPGLLQTPEYARAVTRAAVDGLDDERLDALVEVRLARQDILRAQPPLELSAVLDEAVLRREVGGPEVMARQLMRLVEAARLPQVRLQVLPFTAGAHVGITGPFVIFSFARTSDLDVVVLDHLTSSLYLERKEDLQAYTEAFNTLQVRALSPEDSLDYLAGMGAGA, from the coding sequence ATGCAGCACGGTCCCGCGGTGCGCCGCCGGAAACTGGGCGCCGAACTGCGCGCGCTGCGCACGAGTGCGGGGCTCACCAGCGGTGAGGCGGCCCGGCTCGTGGGCTGGCACCAGTCGAAGGTGAGCCGCATCGAGACCGGTGCCAGCGGGGTGAAACCGGCCGATGTGCGGTTACTCCTCGACGCCTACCGCGTGGGGGACGCGAATCTGCGGGAGCTGCTGCTGGTATTGGCGGGCTCCGACGAGAGCGGTGGCCGGCATCACTGGTGGCACGCGTACCGTGGTGTCCTGCCGCCGACGTACCGGGACTTCATCAGTCTGGAGTCCCAGGCGAGCGCGATGCGCACACTGGAGACCTCGGTCGTGCCCGGGCTGCTGCAGACGCCCGAGTACGCCCGAGCGGTGACCCGGGCCGCGGTGGACGGCCTCGACGACGAACGTCTCGACGCGCTGGTCGAGGTCCGGCTGGCCCGGCAGGACATCCTCCGTGCGCAGCCGCCACTGGAGTTGAGCGCCGTGCTCGACGAGGCGGTGCTGCGGCGGGAGGTCGGCGGTCCCGAGGTGATGGCCCGTCAACTGATGAGGCTCGTGGAGGCGGCGCGGCTGCCTCAAGTGCGGCTGCAGGTGCTGCCGTTCACGGCCGGGGCGCATGTGGGGATCACCGGGCCTTTCGTAATCTTCTCATTTGCGCGCACTTCTGATCTGGATGTGGTTGTTCTCGACCACTTGACGAGTAGCCTCTATCTCGAGCGGAAAGAAGACCTCCAGGCCTACACCGAGGCCTTCAACACCCTTCAGGTCCGCGCCCTTTCGCCCGAGGACTCGTTGGATTACCTCGCCGGGATGGGTGCCGGCGCGTAA
- a CDS encoding ATP-binding protein — MADHLEASVTLPSEPASVSAARTYVLSTLAEWGLPSTTDAAETVRLIVSELTTNAVQHTFGQSPTFTVDIELDRDEHLRIGVTDSHPRFPKRLPAAVQQDNGRGMVIIRWLAAECGGKLRVRPTREGGKTVSIELPWTVPVQPVTAAGQQEP; from the coding sequence ATGGCAGACCACCTGGAAGCATCCGTCACCCTGCCGAGCGAACCCGCTTCGGTCTCCGCGGCCCGCACCTATGTCCTGAGCACACTGGCGGAGTGGGGGCTGCCGTCCACCACGGACGCCGCCGAGACCGTCCGGCTCATCGTCTCCGAACTCACCACCAACGCCGTACAGCACACCTTCGGGCAGTCACCCACCTTCACGGTGGACATCGAGCTGGACCGTGACGAACACCTGCGCATCGGGGTGACCGACAGCCACCCCCGCTTCCCCAAGCGCCTCCCGGCCGCGGTCCAGCAGGACAACGGACGGGGGATGGTGATCATCCGCTGGCTCGCCGCCGAGTGCGGCGGCAAGCTGAGAGTCAGGCCCACCAGGGAAGGCGGCAAGACCGTCTCCATCGAACTCCCGTGGACGGTACCGGTGCAGCCGGTCACGGCGGCGGGGCAGCAGGAGCCGTAG
- a CDS encoding DUF6328 family protein, which produces MADHRPCTARNETPLERADRNFGELLQELRVTQTGVQILFAFLLTLAFTQRFPSLDTFQRATYVTTLLLAVLAAALFTAPAALHRSLFQRGAKARIVQVSSRLATVGMGVLVLAFTGSVLLVVDVTTGRAGGVAAGAATLLVCLGLWGLLPRLVRRAGLAEERRTAQPHPAPPSAKREVVRPRAAARPGASPREPSARLR; this is translated from the coding sequence ATGGCCGACCACCGCCCGTGCACCGCCCGCAACGAGACCCCGCTGGAGCGCGCCGACCGCAACTTCGGCGAGCTGCTCCAGGAACTGCGCGTCACCCAGACCGGGGTGCAGATCCTCTTCGCCTTCCTGCTGACCCTGGCCTTCACCCAGCGCTTCCCGTCCCTCGACACCTTCCAGCGCGCCACGTACGTCACCACACTGCTCCTCGCGGTACTCGCGGCGGCCCTGTTCACCGCGCCCGCCGCCCTGCACCGCTCGCTCTTCCAACGCGGTGCCAAGGCCCGCATCGTGCAGGTCTCCTCCCGGCTCGCCACGGTCGGCATGGGGGTTCTGGTGCTCGCGTTCACCGGGTCGGTGCTGCTCGTGGTGGACGTGACGACGGGCCGGGCCGGCGGAGTGGCCGCGGGCGCGGCGACCCTGCTGGTGTGCCTGGGCCTGTGGGGGCTGCTCCCCCGGCTGGTCCGGCGGGCGGGACTCGCCGAAGAACGCAGGACAGCACAGCCGCACCCGGCGCCTCCGTCGGCGAAGCGCGAGGTGGTCAGGCCGCGAGCAGCGGCTCGGCCAGGAGCATCACCCCGAGAACCGTCAGCGCGCCTGCGGTGA
- a CDS encoding C40 family peptidase has protein sequence MTALNRVPSLMVRAGTASAFAIAAVGGSVVVPGVAADAAAATPATKALKVAASKKGSPYKYGATGPRRFDCSGLTLYSFKKAGKKLPRTAAQQYNKTRHIGAGSRKAGDLVFFHSGSNVYHVGIYAGKGKIWHAPKTGDVVRLQKIWTKSVWYGRVK, from the coding sequence ATGACTGCGCTCAATCGTGTCCCGTCGCTGATGGTCCGGGCCGGTACGGCCTCGGCCTTCGCCATCGCCGCCGTGGGCGGCTCCGTCGTGGTCCCGGGTGTCGCAGCCGACGCCGCCGCCGCGACGCCGGCGACGAAGGCACTCAAGGTCGCGGCCTCCAAGAAGGGCTCGCCGTACAAGTACGGCGCCACGGGACCCCGCCGCTTCGACTGCTCAGGGCTCACGCTGTACTCGTTCAAGAAGGCGGGCAAGAAGCTCCCTCGTACGGCGGCTCAGCAGTACAACAAGACCCGCCACATCGGCGCGGGCAGCCGCAAGGCCGGCGACCTGGTGTTCTTCCACTCGGGTTCGAACGTCTACCACGTCGGCATCTACGCCGGGAAGGGAAAGATCTGGCACGCCCCGAAGACCGGGGACGTGGTGAGGCTGCAGAAGATCTGGACCAAGAGCGTCTGGTACGGCCGGGTCAAGTGA
- a CDS encoding ATP-dependent Clp protease proteolytic subunit, which produces MARPTARYVLPEFHERTSSGHKTMDPYSKLLEERIVFLGTQIDDISANDLMAQFMYLEYQDPDRDISLYINSPGGSFSAMSAIYDTMQYVSCDVETTCLGQAGSSAAVLLAAGTPGKRSVLPGARVVIHQPALSEPVQGQASDLAIQADELVRVRARLEEMLVRHTGRSPEQVSVDIERDKILDAQGALDYGLADAIVPSRKSSRPTPDAR; this is translated from the coding sequence ATGGCCCGACCCACCGCCCGTTACGTCCTGCCCGAGTTCCACGAGCGCACGAGCTCCGGGCACAAGACGATGGATCCGTACTCGAAGCTGCTGGAGGAGCGGATCGTCTTCCTCGGGACCCAGATCGACGACATCTCGGCGAACGATCTGATGGCGCAGTTCATGTACCTCGAGTACCAGGACCCGGACCGGGACATCTCGCTGTACATCAACTCCCCCGGCGGCTCGTTCAGCGCGATGTCGGCGATCTACGACACGATGCAGTACGTCAGCTGTGACGTGGAGACGACGTGCCTCGGGCAGGCCGGCTCCTCCGCGGCCGTGCTGCTGGCCGCCGGCACCCCGGGCAAGCGCTCCGTGCTGCCGGGCGCGCGCGTGGTGATCCACCAGCCGGCGCTGAGCGAGCCGGTCCAGGGACAGGCAAGCGATCTGGCCATCCAGGCCGACGAACTGGTCCGGGTGCGGGCCCGCCTGGAGGAGATGCTCGTCCGGCACACCGGGCGCAGCCCCGAGCAGGTGAGCGTGGACATCGAGCGGGACAAGATCCTGGACGCGCAGGGCGCCCTGGACTACGGACTCGCGGACGCGATCGTCCCGAGCCGCAAGTCCTCGCGCCCCACGCCGGACGCGAGGTGA
- a CDS encoding type II toxin-antitoxin system Phd/YefM family antitoxin: protein MAYEIPVTQARAELADLINRVVYGGERVVVTRHGKPLVALVSAADLEQLEELQKPVEEQVVSAVSTVREVASAPREQQRFGIAAHHRGTGAS, encoded by the coding sequence ATGGCCTACGAGATTCCGGTGACGCAAGCCAGGGCTGAACTCGCCGACCTGATCAACCGGGTGGTGTACGGCGGTGAGCGCGTCGTCGTCACACGGCATGGAAAGCCGCTGGTCGCCCTGGTCTCCGCGGCCGACCTGGAACAGCTGGAGGAGCTCCAGAAGCCCGTCGAGGAGCAGGTGGTGAGCGCGGTCTCGACCGTGCGGGAGGTCGCGTCCGCTCCCCGCGAACAGCAGCGGTTCGGCATCGCGGCGCATCACCGGGGGACCGGCGCCTCGTAG
- a CDS encoding ABC transporter permease, with the protein MSTRRTIAVVVLVPLLAALALWAFAWPAARTAPRDLPLGVAGPASATAQMEKQLRRHEGAFEIHRYADEAAARAAIGDRTVYGAVVVTAQGPELLTASAASPVVAQLLQQAVGRQAAASGTEVRTVDVVPAPASDPRGAALSSSVLPLALAGIIAGAMVTFLGLRGFRAVTALVVSAALVGVLSAALAHSWLGVLTGNWWAEAGTFALSSLAVSAAVAGLAALVGPAGIGVVAFLVMFLGNPFSGAATAPQLLPDPVGTIGQWLPPGASASLLRSVSFFDGATAPGPVLTLTWWAALGLGAVILGNALKVRAKGSTRAATERELTSVG; encoded by the coding sequence ATGTCCACCCGTCGCACGATCGCGGTCGTCGTCCTCGTGCCGCTGCTCGCCGCCCTGGCGCTGTGGGCCTTCGCCTGGCCCGCCGCCCGCACCGCCCCTCGCGACCTGCCGCTCGGCGTGGCCGGGCCTGCCTCCGCGACCGCACAGATGGAGAAACAGCTGCGGCGGCACGAGGGCGCCTTCGAGATCCATCGCTATGCCGACGAGGCGGCCGCGCGGGCGGCGATCGGGGACCGGACCGTATACGGCGCGGTCGTCGTGACCGCGCAGGGCCCGGAGCTGCTCACGGCATCGGCCGCGAGCCCGGTCGTGGCCCAGCTCCTCCAGCAGGCCGTGGGCCGGCAGGCGGCCGCGAGCGGCACGGAGGTGAGGACGGTGGACGTCGTCCCCGCCCCGGCGTCCGACCCGCGCGGGGCAGCCCTGAGCAGCTCCGTGCTGCCGCTGGCCCTCGCCGGGATCATCGCGGGCGCCATGGTGACGTTTCTCGGGCTGCGCGGATTCCGCGCGGTGACCGCGCTGGTCGTCAGCGCCGCACTGGTGGGCGTCCTCTCGGCCGCACTGGCCCACAGCTGGCTCGGCGTCCTGACCGGGAACTGGTGGGCGGAGGCCGGGACGTTCGCACTGTCGAGCCTGGCGGTGAGCGCGGCCGTGGCGGGACTCGCCGCCCTCGTCGGCCCCGCGGGGATCGGCGTGGTCGCGTTCCTGGTGATGTTCCTCGGCAACCCGTTCTCGGGTGCCGCCACGGCCCCGCAGTTGCTGCCCGACCCCGTCGGCACGATCGGCCAGTGGCTGCCGCCGGGCGCGAGCGCGAGCCTGCTGCGCTCGGTGTCGTTCTTCGACGGGGCGACGGCGCCCGGGCCCGTCCTGACCCTGACCTGGTGGGCCGCGCTGGGCCTGGGTGCCGTGATCCTCGGGAACGCGCTGAAGGTGCGGGCCAAGGGCTCCACGCGTGCCGCCACCGAGCGTGAACTCACCTCCGTCGGCTGA
- a CDS encoding TetR/AcrR family transcriptional regulator: MARVSQAHLDARRRQILDGAAVCFARNGFHATSMQDVLKEADLSAGAVYRYFSGKEELIAAIVGEVLGQVHEGFEEATRSSPPPPPDLLVASVLSRVLATKESLTVDGRPAFPRLVVQVWTETLRNDELAALLREGYGAVRETWTRIVGAYQEAGIMRSDVPPEDVARTMMAAAMGFLAQQALFGPTPAEALGDGLRALMSMRDHSLVNVPETGSN; encoded by the coding sequence ATGGCTCGCGTATCCCAGGCACACCTCGACGCCCGGCGTCGGCAGATCCTCGACGGCGCCGCGGTCTGCTTCGCCCGCAACGGCTTCCACGCCACGTCCATGCAGGACGTCCTGAAGGAGGCCGACCTCTCGGCCGGGGCCGTCTACCGCTACTTCAGCGGCAAGGAGGAGCTCATCGCCGCGATCGTCGGGGAGGTGCTCGGCCAGGTCCACGAGGGTTTCGAGGAGGCGACGCGCAGCAGCCCGCCCCCGCCTCCGGACCTCCTCGTGGCGTCCGTGCTCAGCCGCGTCCTCGCCACCAAGGAGTCCCTGACCGTGGACGGGCGTCCGGCGTTCCCGCGGCTGGTCGTCCAGGTGTGGACCGAGACCCTCCGCAACGACGAGCTCGCGGCCCTCCTGCGCGAGGGCTACGGCGCCGTGCGCGAGACCTGGACGCGGATCGTCGGGGCGTACCAGGAGGCCGGAATCATGCGGTCGGACGTGCCCCCGGAGGACGTGGCCCGCACGATGATGGCGGCCGCGATGGGCTTCCTCGCACAGCAGGCCCTGTTCGGACCGACGCCCGCCGAGGCCCTGGGGGACGGTCTACGGGCGTTGATGAGCATGCGGGATCACAGCTTGGTTAACGTGCCTGAAACCGGATCCAACTAG
- a CDS encoding urease subunit gamma, whose amino-acid sequence MQLTPHEQERLLIHVAADVAEKRRARGLRLNHPEAVALITSHILEGARDGRTVAELMASGRKLLTRDDVMEGIPEMIHDVQVEATFPDGTKLVTVHDPIV is encoded by the coding sequence GTGCAACTGACCCCGCACGAACAAGAGAGGCTGCTCATCCATGTGGCGGCCGACGTGGCCGAGAAGCGCCGGGCCCGCGGGCTCAGGCTCAACCACCCCGAGGCGGTCGCCCTCATCACGTCGCACATCCTCGAAGGCGCGCGTGACGGCCGTACCGTCGCCGAGCTCATGGCCTCCGGGCGCAAGCTGCTCACCCGGGACGACGTCATGGAGGGCATTCCCGAGATGATCCATGACGTCCAGGTCGAGGCGACCTTCCCGGACGGCACCAAGCTCGTCACCGTCCACGACCCGATCGTCTGA